tggaaccagcgctcacgtgagatgccagcatcacacgtggtgacttaactggctgcaccacagcactgaccccaaagaTATGCATTTTTTTCCGGTTTGACAAAAAACTTGGAATTCTTAGACTAAATTTTCGTGGTCAATATTGTGAAGCCAAGCTGGTCTGAAATCAAAACGCAGCCACTGAATTGAGATTCCAATCGTTACACAGTCTTATACCTGGCACATAGTGGGGTACACAAGTATCTGATTATTCTCAGTgagcttttatttatgttttatagttCTTACATAATGAGGCTGGTaaatacttttattaaataatgCTGAGAGTGCTGACACCCTCTGACCACTGCCCAGCCTCAGGCAGTGTGCTCAGTGCCACGCACATCAGCTCGCACCCCGAGGTGGCTGCTCTCTCATTCACAGACGGAGTCCACGTCACAAACCTGCGAAGCAGAGGTGACGGGGTTCAGGCTCAGTCCCTCCCCTCTACGTAACAACACGGAACCTTCTTCAGGCATTTGTTATCATTTGGATGCAACACATCCCATGGATAAAACAGTGAAATTATTTACAACATACTTTACATCAGAGTGAGGAAGGAGTAAGGGTTACAGTGCACAGATGTGAAATCCAGCACAGCTTCTTCATCTGCGTTTTCACAAACTGTCTAAAGACTCCCtcatgcacggatttcaaaatatttttgcaccagaataaacttatcttttagttccagtttccatgaactttttgaaataccttcatagtAGCAAAGAGGAGTAAGAATAAGAGACAGATTCTACCTGTGACCTCATCTTCCACTAATTCAATACAGAATACTACCGAATACCTTGTGGGCGGAACACTGCGCCTGGTACTGGAGACAGGCAGTGAATAAAACCCACGTGTACCAAACCCCCGATCTCACCGAGCTGATATgtgagtgtgggaaagcagtcaaaACAGATGAAGTCGGCAAAACATACAGCACATAGCAAAACGgagaaaaaccatgcatggaaagaaaaacagattatAGTAGAATGATCTgatgctatttattttaaatttcatacgtgtatgaaatatatagaaatatatacaagagtgggctggtgctgcggctcagtaggctaatcctctgccttgcggcgccggcaccccgggttctagtcctggttggggtgctggattctgtcccggttgcccctcttccaggccagctctctgctgtggcccggagtgcagtggaggatggcccaagtgcttgggccctgcaccccatgggagaccaggaaaagctcctggctcctgccatcggatcagtgcggtgcaccaactgcggtggccactggagggtgaaccaaccgcaagggaggacctttctctttgtctctctctgtccactctgcctgtaaaaaaaaaaaaacaaaaacaaaacaaaaaaaaaaacaccaacctGGTGTGAATTTCGGATTCCACTGCTCCTGTTCTACTTGGTTTTCTTGTATTCCTGAGAAGTCAGCTCCTGTGAGGTTCTCTTTAGCATCAAACCAGTTGTCACTTACTTCTTGGTAACGTCTGCAGTCTACGAAATTCAACACAATGGGCTGTGAGTCACACACGGTGTCTAAGTCACTGGAAAACACGGATGATTCAGGATGACGACAGCTAGTGTTTTTAAACTCATACGGTGAGTATTAGCAAAATAGGAGAACAAATGCCAAGATTCTCTGAAAGGAGATTTGTAGCCGTCCTTGAAAAGGAAGTTCTTTAAGCCGTAGTGATTTGCTTCCTTTAGACTTGCAACTTACTGAACACCTTACTTTTCAGTTACCGAGCTGCCCCTTACTAAGACAAGACATCACTGCCTTCACACACAGGACAACGGTCAGCAGCTGCAAGGGGACTACGAAGTGCTCAGCAGCTTTTCAAACAacgagggagggaggcaggcagggagggagggagggatggagggacggagggacggagggaggggaaaggagagagggagggagggaaggaggggaagggagggagggagggacggagggagggaaggaggggaagggagggagggagggacggagggagggaaggaggggaagggagggaggggaagggagggagggacggacggagggagggagggaaggaggggaagggaggaagggagggagggagggaggggaaaggaaggagggagggagggagggaggagctgttGTTAGgctggtggctggtgctgtgatgcagcaggtaacGCTGCTGCccgaggtgccagcatcccatgtgggcgtcagttcacgtcccggctgctccacttcccatccagccccctgctgtggcctgggaaagcagcacaagatggcccaagtgcttgggcctctgccacccacgtgggagactcggcagaagctcccagctcctggcccaaccccagccccagccccagcactgtggtcatctggggagtgaaccagtggatggaggatctccctttctgtctctccctctcactgtgtacttctgacattcaaacaaataaataatttttaaagacaaaagtgctgtatcttttaattttgttaatattaaTGACTTCTTTAGAATGACAGCATTTTTTCCTAGAgggaaaaagtaaaactaaaaaatTGTACACAATTTACAGATCTAAGAAACTTTCCCTGTTGGACATGAATCAGAGCTACAAAGTCCATATTATTAATTGGGGCTATCAGCTGTATTAGATGACCTTAAAGATGTCAAATAGAACAAGAACGTATAAACAGTCCTAACCACAATAATGCTATTTAGccaattaaaatattcaattttagggctgggcatttggtgcagtgctcCAGACACAACTGGGCTCCCgtcctggagggcctgggttcaagccctgtctctgcttcacccagctccctgctcacgtgcaccctgggaggcagcggtgacggctccggtggctgtgtccctgccacccacatgggagactcagaccgggttccgggctcctggctttgacctggcccagcccgggctgtggcagcatttgaggagtgaaccagaggataggagatgTCTCTATCTCTGCTGTTCAAGTAACTGcagtttaaaaaatcatttaatccCCTCCTTCCTAAGGTGTATAAACATATTTATTCTGATTTGAGGAATTAACACCGGACATTTTAGACCTTACCTGCTTTGTGATAATTACACAATACTTTTTTATACTGACCTCTGTCATCAAGTTTCAGTTGACTGAAGTCTACATTTATGTCACCATTTTTCAAGCCATCTTTACTGGGTGATGTATCTTGTTTAGGATGACTACTGTCAGGCAACAGAGACACCTGAGGATGAAGATAACAAACATGACAACAGCAGACAGGGACGAACTACTACTGCACCCTGCCCGTGCGGGAGCACACCTCCCGGGCGCCCTGCCCGAGCGGGAGCACTCCTCCTGGGcgccctgcccatgtgggagcacTCCTCCCGGGCGCCCTGCCCGTGTGGGAGCACTCCTGCTGCACCCTGCCCGTGTGGGAGCACTCCTGCTGCACCTTGCCCGTGTGGGAGCACTCCTCCTGGGCGCCCTGCCTGTGCGGGAGCACTCCTCCCGGGCGCCCTGCCCGTGTGGGAGCACTCCACCCGGGCACTCTCTGGCACTCACAGCAACTTGACGTCACAAGTGGGAAAACAGCCCTGACGTGACCTGTGACCGCTGCTCTGTGTCACGGTTACCAAGAGTCAGGAGTTGAGCCCGTCCATGTACGGTGGCTGTGTGCTAACACTACTGTGGCGCACACACACGGGATTTCAGAGATATGTACAAATATTTACCATATTAACCTTTCACATTTATACATTTAACTTAGTGTATGCTTACAGCTTTTCTGTTGGAAAATAAAGTTTCCCAGATGTGATAGTGAACTATCCTTTACACTTAAATGTACTTAAAAAGGataatcatttaaagaaaaacacaaagtaaCTAACAAATTCTGAAGACAACACATGAATAGCTGAAATTCAGAAACACTACAGTAAACTGCACTGGATTTCATGTATAACCACTTAATAAGAGAAGTATTAAAATGTCACCCAAACTTAAAATACATATTGCCTTGTATATTCAAaactaaattataaaaattaaatttatataatataattttagaaaagtTTGTTTTTCTCAGCTAATCAAGTCACACCACTGCTGTTACAATGAGAAAACATCCAGGAGAACAACATCTGTCGTTAAACACACAGTGCTTCAGTCCACTGTGTAAGAAATGAGGATGCAGCAATCTGAGTCTTTTAATTCTTTGTAGATAATTAAATGTTTAACCAGAGTCGACAATGGGAGACGCTCGTTTCAGCTGCACTGGCTGAACACGATGGTGCAGGGTGGGTGCCAGCAGGTagggcgccacctgcagtgctggcatctcggGTCACGATGCCtgagcgccagcccctctgcttctgattagctgcctgctagtgcactccctgggaggcgcCGGTGATGAAAcacggggtccctgccactcagaggAGGCCTGGActaggttctggctcctggctctggtcaggctgttgcaggcacttggggagtgaaataagcagatggaaggtctgtctctctgccttccaaataaattgaatgaaaaataaaaaataaatttaaaatgcttataatctgtaaaagcaaaataaaccaaaaaaaaaaaatacatgaatgtgGCAACGTATCGTGATGTGCCCAGGACAGACCAGATCTATACCTGCTGCCACAgaaaatttttaacattattctctctctcttttatttaaagatttatttatttatttgaaagtcagagttgcagagagagaggagaggcagagagagagagagagagagagagagagaaagagagagagagggagggagggagggagggagggaagtgtcttccatctgatggttcattccccaattggccacaatggccagagctgtgttgatccaaagccaggagcttcttccgggtctcccagtgggtgcaggggcccaaggactttcttccatcttccactgctttcccaggccatagcagagagttggattggaagaggagcagccgggacttgaaccagcgcccacatgggatgccggcacttcaggccagggtgttaacctgctgcaccacagcgccagcccctaacatTATTCTCTTTCACACTCAAGTCTCCTAGTTCTGATGACAAATTACAAGGTCACCTGACTCAACACAGAACGCTAACATGTAGAACAGGACCTAGACCACCCCGCTCCCTCGACTCAGTCTATCCCtgcagtgacagtgacagacaGTCCACACTACCCAGGCAGGGAAAGCGGGGCAAGGTCCTCAACATCACGTCTACTTCAGCTGTGAAACTGAGGTTACACTAACGAGCGTTAAAGCATCTCACTTGAGACGGCGTCTTTTTTAGGCCTGAAGACATGTCAACCTCACACGCACTCTGATTATCTAGTTCAGAATCTGCTCCTGAAAAACTAAGCAGATAAACATTCCATTAAGGCTTATTCATGTCTAAAAACAGGAAATTTAAAGTTaactaaatgaattaatttttaagatctaataaattttaaattaaattataactTACACATGTGGTTCTTCTTTCATTaactggaaagagaaaaagaaagcaaaatcttTGTTTCAATGGTTTTCTGTCtgaattaagtaaaattttaattccTAGGACATACGTACGTACCCTGGAGGCGAAGGCAGAGAAGGTAGATAATAATTTCGACTCCATTGCCAGCGGCGGCAGCTCTTCCAGTGGAATCCccttatgtattttttctttcagactCTCGTATCTAACTCTCAAGGCTCCCAAAACAGACAGTAGGGCTGATCCTAATTCCTTCTTAGCAGAATTACTTGACAGATTCCTGCTCAAAAGTTAAGTTTACAAAACGAAGTTATTTAGGCCCAAGCCATCCATTTGGCACTAACATTTTACTATTACACTTAGTTCTAATTCTACCaaataattaagtttttaaaaattttaaacgattagtaaaagaaaaatgagccaTAGATGTAtctttcgggccggcgccgcggctcactaggctaatcctccgcctagcggcgccggcacaccgggttctagtcccggtcggggcgccggattctgtcccggttgcccctcttccaggccagccctctgctgtggcccgggagtgcagtggaggatggcccaggtgcttgggccctgcaccccatgggagaccaggaaaagcacctgactcctggctcctgccatcggatcagcgcggtgcgccggccgcagcgcgccggccgcggcggccattggagggtgaaccaacggcaaaggaagacctttctctctgtctctctctctcactgtccactctgcctgtcaaaaaaaaaaaaaaaaaaaaaaaaaaaaaaaaaaaaaaaaaaaaaaaaaaaaaaataaaaaaaaagatgtatcttTCTAGGGGAAATACAGGCAATTTTCTACAAGTCTTAGACAATGTCATAGAATGTCAGACAAAACCCTTTGGTTAACTTGGAATTTATGAAGAAACTTCAAATCACACATTTTTTTACTGGACTCATCAGCCCAGACTTGTCCTCCTGCACTTTATGTGTCACTTTCTACAGCCCGTCACCTCAGGCCAGCTGGCAGACCCAGCTACACTCTACCCCTTACTGTGCCTTTCTataaagaaaattagagaaatttCCCAGAATAAACTGGAAGCAGTGAGAACGTCTGGGAGCACACAGATGGAAGGTCAGTAAGCACCTGTTCAGCCCTTCTCTGTTTTCCGTCACAAGTCTGTAGAGATCACAACCGTGGCGCTGACACAGCTGGTAGCGAGcgctcagcaggtgcagctctgcGTCCCTGGCCCGCTGCAGCAGCCTCCGACAGCACACAGACGGCCCACCTCCCTCCGCGTCCGCAGCAGCCTGGAGCCCCCTGTAAGACGAAGACAGGATCAGCTAGGATTCCACACATTCTCCTGTAGTAACAACCTACCTGTAGAAACAGATCTACAGCTCCTTACGTTGCCCTGTCGCAGGACGGAGAGCTCTAGGAGCACACAGCTGCTGACAACAAGAACTCCGAAGCTCACAGCTAGGATGCTGCTTCTGAGTCGCTCTCAAACGCAGACATTCTCCTGCTCCACCCCCAAAAGGCCTGTAATTCAAGGCATAACTCCACTCACCCAGATCAGTGGGTTTTTCTCCAACCTAAATGAAGCTCTGGCCaagagtttttaaaagttaatggcATTGTGAATGAAaactgctctttattttttttaaagatttattcatttatttgaaagtcagagttacatagagagagaaggagaggcagggggcgggggagaggtcttccatctgctggctcattccccaattggctgcaacagccagggctgtgccaggagccagagattctCCCGGGTCttctaggtgggtgcaggggcccacgcacttgggccaccttctactgctttcccaggccattagcagggagctggatcgaagtggagcagctgggacttgaaccggcgcccatatgggatgctcgcactggaggtggtggttttaccgctacatcacagcgccatcCCCTGAAGACTGTTCTCAATTATATTATCATACATAATCCACATTTTCCTTAGCAATTAAAAGTCTTTAATATAAGCCAATATTTTGCTGCACTATCATACCAAAAAAGCTTATGTTTGCAGGTCTTCCCATAATGCCACTGCCACAGTTACAACTCTTGCACTTAATTTCATGTGGCTGGTATATCAGATCAAACTCATTACAAGAATGAAGGAGGAAGCAAACGACTCAGAGCGCAGAAGCAACCTGGCTGCCTACACATTGCcctgctttctctctgcatcCTGGTTCTTCACTGTTGGTTATGAGGGTATGTAACAAATGCAAAGCAGACTACAGAATGAGTGAAAGTGCTCCAGGCAGTGGAGCTTCCTCTTCTTCACGTGCATTGTCACAGGTACTGTTCTGTGTTCACCCACAGAGACAGATGAAAGGGGAAACTGAGCCAGCGTGGGCTGGAGCGGAGCAGCTGAGCCGCCCCGAGTttctgaaggagctcctggcacGGAACGTCAGTGAGCAGAGCTTGAATAGCCTCTATTACTTCAGTATCATTTTATCTGCAAGCAAATGGCTGAAGTAGATGATTTCTTAAAATCTTGTTTAGAGGGACCGGTGCTGAGGCGCAGCGGAAAAGTGGCGgcgtgtggcaccagcatcccacatgggctctggttctagtcccggctgctcctcttcagtgcagctctctgctctggcctgagaaagcagcagaagatggcccagtgcttgggcccctgcacccacgtgggagacctggaagaggctcctggctcctggctccggatcggtccaggtccagctgttgtggccatttggggagtgaaccagtgtttggaagacctttctctctgtctctctctctaactctgcctttcaaataaataaaataaatcattaaaaaatccCATTTAGCTGTGATTCTACTGGGTCATGGACGCCACACAGAAAGCAAATGCCATTCTGAGTTTTTCCCTCGTACATCCGCAGTGTATATTGCTGACATACCTCTCAGGATGGTTCTTTAAGTCTGTGGTATCAGATGTTTTTCTTAGTTCCTGAGAATCCttaaaacaagatttaaaattaaattatgaataTATGACAAGCAATGCATGTTCTATCTGGTAAAATGTAAAACTCTGCCTCTGATGAACTTTGTGGCAACAGCCGCCACAAGAACAGAACCGGTGGCCACGGACCCACCCCCCTCCTTCATCCAGCATCTCACCAAAGCCTCAATATAATTCCTCAAACCAAAATCATTACATTAGCATATGCTCTCTATTAAAGTCGAATAACACTGTATCATCAATCCTGCTAAGTTTACCTCGCTTAGCACATGTCCATCAGACGCTCCCGATGCTTCCGGCGCAGGCCCCCGCGCGTCCTCGCCGTCCGGCCAGTCTGTGTTGCAGGCCACACTCCTCTGTTTCTCACTCGCACTTCCGGCAGGCCGCCTTTTATTCATCATCGTTATCTCCGTGTTGGTTGACGCTGACACTACAGACGCTCTCGCGCTCGTAGCCCTGCTGGCTGTGAAACGAGCTCTGAAGTCAGCGCTGACGTCCACTGCCTGATGAACTCTGACGACACACCTTGCTGCACTTGTCGCGGACTCAGGGCGAGCGTCTGCCACACCATAGAAGCACGGCTGCTTCACGGTGCTGCCGCCAGCAACTGTCAGCAAGCCACCCGCTTTCAGTGCCTGATGATCTCTGACCGCCAGCCTTGGCGGCGGAACAGCAAAGCCCAAGGCCGGGTCTGGGGTGCTCTGGATACTTGGATACTGTGAGTATGCACAGGCAGAAACGCCTGAAGCATCCAGCCCCGGACTCCAGGGGGCTGCACAGTCTCCACAGGGCTGCAGCAGTGCTGCCAAAGCTGTGTTCTTGGGCAACATGCTGGAACCTTCAAGGTGCTGTAGTATTTTGTTCTCAGCAGTTGTGCTTCCACAAAAATCTTTACTTTCAGTAATTTGAGATTTCACCTTTTCAGTATAAATTTTAGCTTTTAATGCTTTCTGGGGAGTCATGAAGGCCCTGGGAGATGGAGACGCGTGGTTTCCCAGAGAACTGCTTCTTGGCACAGTGTCGTCCGGCGCCGTGTGGTACAACAAGCTGGCCCCTCGCTCCCCACTCCCCCCACGCTCCGGGTCCTGATGCTCCTTCCCCGCAACAGAACCCCGAGACCTGGAGACACGAGGTGACTCTGCTCCATCGTAAATGTCCCACGAATCCAGAGAGATAACAGAGCCACCTTCCCACCTGACACGGTTATCTTCTAGACTGCTCGCACGTTTACCTTCACAGCCCGAATTTCCTAATTCAACCGCTTCCGGAGTGGACACACTCAACGTCTTGCTCCTGTCAGAGGGTAAGCAGCTACTTACGTACTCCTGCTCTTCCGCACTGTGATACTCCTGCTGCGAGTCCTCATCATTGTCGCGCTTCGGCGTGTCTGCAGCAGTTGCTTTACAGTCATCTTTTGGAATCTCACAGATTCTTTCTAAGCCTGCAGTCTTGTCACCTTGATGCTCCAAAATATCAAAAAACAtctcttcttctttctgtatTTCAGGATCTAATTGTAAATTTAAATGAACAAGACTTTCATTCTTTAGTTTTGACTCTGAAAGGTGTACAGAGTATGTTTCATTCAAATACCTACATTCAACGCTGTCTTCAAGCTCACTTGACTGAG
Above is a window of Oryctolagus cuniculus chromosome 3, mOryCun1.1, whole genome shotgun sequence DNA encoding:
- the RBM44 gene encoding RNA-binding protein 44 isoform X1, translating into MMQAPAVTETASGNGSHRSGGALQRDRPSNTKKEDVSPSCRGCNEVKPTFPGDDWGSSALEQRTNDREISSVDKTGLAELSLSGSQVTNVASTYSQSSELEDSVECRYLNETYSVHLSESKLKNESLVHLNLQLDPEIQKEEEMFFDILEHQGDKTAGLERICEIPKDDCKATAADTPKRDNDEDSQQEYHSAEEQEYVSSCLPSDRSKTLSVSTPEAVELGNSGCEGKRASSLEDNRVRWEGGSVISLDSWDIYDGAESPRVSRSRGSVAGKEHQDPERGGSGERGASLLYHTAPDDTVPRSSSLGNHASPSPRAFMTPQKALKAKIYTEKVKSQITESKDFCGSTTAENKILQHLEGSSMLPKNTALAALLQPCGDCAAPWSPGLDASGVSACAYSQYPSIQSTPDPALGFAVPPPRLAVRDHQALKAGGLLTVAGGSTVKQPCFYGVADARPESATSAARCVVRVHQAVDVSADFRARFTASRATSARASVVSASTNTEITMMNKRRPAGSASEKQRSVACNTDWPDGEDARGPAPEASGASDGHVLSEDSQELRKTSDTTDLKNHPERGLQAAADAEGGGPSVCCRRLLQRARDAELHLLSARYQLCQRHGCDLYRLVTENREGLNRNLSSNSAKKELGSALLSVLGALRVRYESLKEKIHKGIPLEELPPLAMESKLLSTFSAFASRLMKEEPHVFSGADSELDNQSACEVDMSSGLKKTPSQVSLLPDSSHPKQDTSPSKDGLKNGDINVDFSQLKLDDRDCRRYQEVSDNWFDAKENLTGADFSGIQENQVEQEQWNPKFTPELKNVEPSGKDKGFLIHVGGLCPSVSEADLRSHFQKYQVSAISIDDSSSNYRYASLAFKKNSDAKMAVKEMNGVEISGRAVNVRLVKTPGECASPLPSTRGNRARVGHLEKTNQEAHSAPSASRPPRTRPRQRGPEQDSEFFPLDQHVKKNCKQIESARLLPGVQFVPPHSLNMRSFTKIVKRLAELHPEVSRDQLIDALQEVRTNHHGFLNGLPIHTIVEMTSSVLRDSASS
- the RBM44 gene encoding RNA-binding protein 44 isoform X2, which codes for MDNVKSAPVLSVDRPSNTKKEDVSPSCRGCNEVKPTFPGDDWGSSALEQRTNDREISSVDKTGLAELSLSGSQVTNVASTYSQSSELEDSVECRYLNETYSVHLSESKLKNESLVHLNLQLDPEIQKEEEMFFDILEHQGDKTAGLERICEIPKDDCKATAADTPKRDNDEDSQQEYHSAEEQEYVSSCLPSDRSKTLSVSTPEAVELGNSGCEGKRASSLEDNRVRWEGGSVISLDSWDIYDGAESPRVSRSRGSVAGKEHQDPERGGSGERGASLLYHTAPDDTVPRSSSLGNHASPSPRAFMTPQKALKAKIYTEKVKSQITESKDFCGSTTAENKILQHLEGSSMLPKNTALAALLQPCGDCAAPWSPGLDASGVSACAYSQYPSIQSTPDPALGFAVPPPRLAVRDHQALKAGGLLTVAGGSTVKQPCFYGVADARPESATSAARCVVRVHQAVDVSADFRARFTASRATSARASVVSASTNTEITMMNKRRPAGSASEKQRSVACNTDWPDGEDARGPAPEASGASDGHVLSEDSQELRKTSDTTDLKNHPERGLQAAADAEGGGPSVCCRRLLQRARDAELHLLSARYQLCQRHGCDLYRLVTENREGLNRNLSSNSAKKELGSALLSVLGALRVRYESLKEKIHKGIPLEELPPLAMESKLLSTFSAFASRLMKEEPHVFSGADSELDNQSACEVDMSSGLKKTPSQVSLLPDSSHPKQDTSPSKDGLKNGDINVDFSQLKLDDRDCRRYQEVSDNWFDAKENLTGADFSGIQENQVEQEQWNPKFTPELKNVEPSGKDKGFLIHVGGLCPSVSEADLRSHFQKYQVSAISIDDSSSNYRYASLAFKKNSDAKMAVKEMNGVEISGRAVNVRLVKTPGECASPLPSTRGNRARVGHLEKTNQEAHSAPSASRPPRTRPRQRGPEQDSEFFPLDQHVKKNCKQIESARLLPGVQFVPPHSLNMRSFTKIVKRLAELHPEVSRDQLIDALQEVRTNHHGFLNGLPIHTIVEMTSSVLRDSASS